From Brachyspira hampsonii:
GAATAAAGCATCAAAACCCTGATAAGCAGTAAGTTTTGGCGGAACTGTTTTCATAAGTTCAGGATCTACTATAGAAAGATAAGGATAAGTTTTTTCATATCCGAATCCTATTTTTTCATTTCCATTGGTAATAACAGTCCAAGGATCTGCTTCTGTTCCTGTACCTGCAGTTGTAGTTATTGCAACTATTGGTAAAGGATCATTTGGTATAGGCTTACCTTTACCTGTACCGCCGAATATATAATCCCAATAATCTCCGTCATTTGCAGCCATTATAGCAATAGATTTTGAAGAATCCATACTGCTTCCGCCGCCTATTCCTATAACAAAATCACAGTTTTCTTTTTTAGCTAAAGCAGCACCTTCCATTACATGATCTTTAATAGGATTAGGAAGTATTTTATCAAATAAAACATAATTTACATTTGCTTTATCTAATTGCTCTTCCAATCTTTTTAAATATCCGTATTTTTTTACGGATGTACCGCCTGTAACTATTAATGCTTTTTTGCCGGGTAATTTTTGTTTATGCAGCTTTTCTAATGAACCGCATCCAAATATTACTTTACTAGGCATATAAAAATTAAAATTCATATTACTACCCCTTATAATAAAATCAATATATTATGTTTACTATTATATACCTATAATTTATTTAAATCAAATTAATTTATTATGATTATGAATGAGGAATTTTTTTAATTATTTGAAGATATTTAATAAACCTTTTTATTTTGATATTTTTTTTATTGATAGTCAATGCTTTCTTATAGTAATATAAAGAATTATTAAAATACTCATTTACTTTCCTATGTTTTTTATATTTAAAATAATAGCATATTCCTAAACTAAAATAAACTTCATAATCATTCCTGCCGTAATAATTATTTTCTATAGATAGATTATAATTACATATAGCTCTGTCCAAATATTCTTCATCTGGTTTTTCTCTTTTATATAATAGTAAATATATATCTCCCATAAGTGAATATGCTTCTATATTTCCAAGATTTACAGAAGATATAAGATTATCAAAA
This genomic window contains:
- a CDS encoding iron-containing alcohol dehydrogenase yields the protein MNFNFYMPSKVIFGCGSLEKLHKQKLPGKKALIVTGGTSVKKYGYLKRLEEQLDKANVNYVLFDKILPNPIKDHVMEGAALAKKENCDFVIGIGGGSSMDSSKSIAIMAANDGDYWDYIFGGTGKGKPIPNDPLPIVAITTTAGTGTEADPWTVITNGNEKIGFGYEKTYPYLSIVDPELMKTVPPKLTAYQGFDALFHSTEGYINKIASEMSDLFALKAIELIGKSLADAVKDGNNMEARENVAMANTLSGIVESTSSCTSEHSMEHAMSAYYPKLEHGAGLIIISKEYYTVIANSHDCDEKMINMAKALGKKDASKAMDFVDALVDLQKACGVDNLKLSDYGMKKEDLPAIAKNAKFAMGGLFECDPHNFTDEEVLSVLEKSYK